The following proteins come from a genomic window of Aspergillus oryzae RIB40 DNA, chromosome 4:
- a CDS encoding 60S ribosomal protein uL4 (ribosomal protein RPL1/RPL2/RL4L4), translating to MASRPTVTIATAEGKPSGATAPLPAVFNAPIRLDVVQQVHTGMAKNKRQPYAVSEKAGEQTSAESWGTGRAVARIPRVSGGGTHRAGQAAFGNQCRSGRMFAPTKVWRKWHQKLNLNQKRFATASALAASSVPALLFARGHRVANVPEVPLVVESKTFENAALTKTKAAVTLLKALGAGDDLVKVAKSRKMRAGKGKLRNRRFRQRRGPLVVYNPEVDGKELVRAFRNIPGVETSPVFALNLLQLAPGGHLGRFVVWTSSAFEALDQVFGSGSSPAALKKDYLLPQNVVANADLARLINSSEIQSVLRAPKGEARTKRANVQKKNPLRNKQVMLRLNPYAAAFSKEKLGQKGVESEKPEAPSKEFLSTLHEN from the exons ATGGCGTCTCGTCCTACCGTCACTATCGCCACGGCTGAAGGCAAGCCCAGCGGGGCCACTGCCCCCCTGCCCGCCGTTTTCAACGCGCCCATCCGTCTTGATGTTGTCCA GCAGGTTCACACCGGCAtggccaagaacaagagacagCCTTATGCCGTGAGCGAGAAGGCTGGTGAACAGACTTCTGCTGAGTCCTGGGGTACCG GCCGTGCTGTCGCTCGTATCCCTCGTGtctctggtggtggtacTCACCGTGCTGGTCAGGCTGCCTTCGGTAACCAGTGCCGCTCTGGTCGTATGTTCGCTCCTACCAAGGTCTGGCGCAAGTGGCACCAGAAGCTCAACCTGAACCAGAA GCGCTTCGCTACCGCTTCTGCTCTTGCTGCTTCTTCCGTCCCTgccctcctcttcgcccGCGGTCACCGTGTTGCCAACGTTCCCGAGGTTCCCCTCGTCGTTGAGTCCAAGACCTTCGAGAACGCCGCTctcaccaagaccaaggctGCCGTCACCCTCCTGAAGGCTCTCGGTGCCGGTGACGACCTCGTCAAGGTCGCCAAGTCCCGCAAGATGCGTGCCGGTAAGGGTAAGCTCAGGAACCGCCGCTTCCGCCAGCGCCGCGGTCCTCTCGTTGTCTACAACCCCGAGGTTGATGGCAAGGAGCTCGTCCGTGCTTTCCGCAACATCCCCGGTGTTGAGACCTCCCCCGTCTtcgccctcaacctcctccagcTCGCCCCTGGTGGTCACCTCGGTCGCTTCGTTGTCTGGACCTCCTCCGCTTTCGAGGCCCTCGACCAGGTCTTCGGCTCTGGCTCCTCCCCTGCCGCCCTCAAGAAGGACTACCTCCTTCCCCAGAACGTTGTCGCCAACGCTGATCTGGCCCGTCTCATCAACTCTTCTGAAATCCAGTCCGTCCTCCGTGCTCCCAAGGGCGAGGCTCGCACCAAGCGCGCCAACGttcagaagaagaaccctcTCCGCAACAAGCAGGTTATGCTCCGTCTTAACCCCTACGCTGCTGCCTTCTCtaaggagaagcttggcCAGAAGGGTGTTGAGAGTGAGAAGCCTGAGGCTCCTTCCAAGGAGTTCCTCAGCACTCTTCACGAGAACTAA
- a CDS encoding lytic polysaccharide monooxygenase AA11 family protein (predicted protein): MFSKAFLSAALLGAAAVEGHMMMAQPVPYGKDTLNNSPLAADGSDFPCKLRSNTYQVTEENTAAIGQSMPLSFIGSAVHGGGSCQVSLTTDREPTKDSKWIVIKSIEGGCPANVDGNLSGGPTSTGASKFTYTIPEGIEPGKYTLAWTWFNRIGNREMYMNCAPLTVTGSSSKRDEVPKEKTVEKRSANFPPMFVANVNGCTTKEGVDIRFPNPGSIVEYAGDKSNLAAEGSQACTGTPTFGGDGNTAGSSGSSGSSSGSSSGGSSSSAAGSGATAPPAPAVSSTLVPKPSQSSAPGVFVPTGSPAQPTHTSAPSGGSSSGSGSSSGSNSGSSSGSSSSSSSSSSSGALTGSCSSEGTWNCIGGSSFQRCANGQWTAVQQMATGTECTAGQASNLKIKATNLKPRMLHEMRHRKRNYHNHA, from the coding sequence ATGTTTAGCAAGGCTTTCCTTTCCGCTGCTCTGCTCGGCGCTGCCGCCGTTGAGGGTCACATGATGATGGCGCAGCCCGTTCCTTACGGCAAGGACACTCTCAACAACTCTCCACTTGCGGCCGATGGCAGTGATTTCCCGTGCAAGTTGAGGTCCAACACTTACCAGGTCACCGAAGAGAACACTGCCGCCATCGGTCAATCGATGCCTCTGTCTTTCATTGGTAGCGCTGTTCACGGCGGCGGATCTTGCCAGGTCAGTCTGACCACCGACCGTGAGCCCACGAAGGACTCCAAGTGGATAGTCATCAAGTCGATCGAAGGTGGATGTCCTGCCAACGTTGATGGTAATCTTTCTGGTGGCCCCACCTCCACGGGAGCTTCCAAGTTCACCTACACCATCCCTGAAGGTATTGAGCCTGGCAAATACACCCTCGCCTGGACTTGGTTCAACCGTATCGGAAACCGTGAGATGTACATGAACTGTGCCCCTCTTACTGTCACCGGTAGTTCTTCGAAGCGTGACGAAGTTCCCAAGGAGAAGACGGTTGAGAAGCGCTCTGCTAACTTCCCTCCCATGTTCGTCGCCAATGTGAACGGCTgcaccaccaaggaaggtGTTGATATTCGTTTCCCCAATCCCGGTTCCATCGTTGAGTACGCTGGTGATAAGAGCAACCTTGCGGCTGAGGGCAGCCAGGCCTGCACTGGCACCCCCACATTCGGTGGCGATGGTAACACCGCCGGTTCCAGTGGCTCATCTGGCAGTTCTTCTGGAAGCTCTTCTGGCGGCTCCAGCTCTTCGGCTGCCGGCTCCGGTGCTACTGCACCTCCCGCGCCAGCGGTTTCCTCGACTTTGGTCCCCAAGCCTTCCCAGTCCTCTGCTCCTGGTGTCTTTGTCCCCACCGGCTCTCCCGCCCAGCCTACCCACACCAGCGCCCCCTCGGGTGGCTCTAGCTCCGGCTCTGGTTCCAGCTCTGGTTCCAACTCTGGCTCTAGCTCCGgctccagctcttcctctagctcttcctccagctctggTGCTCTGACCGGATCTTGCAGCTCGGAGGGAACCTGGAACTGCATTGGTGGATCTTCCTTCCAGCGCTGTGCCAACGGACAGTGGACCGCAGTGCAGCAGATGGCCACTGGTACTGAATGTACTGCTGGTCAGGCCTCCAACCTCAAGATCAAGGCCACCAACCTCAAGCCCCGCATGCTCCACGAGATGCGTCACAGGAAGCGCAACTACCACAACCACGCTTAA
- a CDS encoding IMPACT family protein (uncharacterized conserved protein), which produces MSAQLESLGNNELAEEIEAINAIYEPDTVTINSTAASSSTVSSTLDLGNSGSTGPLAATVKLQIPEHSHLSFILGFDASYPDTPPKVLGTASTASRGEGKIAVDVLEDILGRTYQPGAVCLFDVINEAVEAFRELNIGGSSNNENNKEQEEERDTPDLKAEDIASLSLKESFGLDNPPDWILSDVVTEKKSVFVGRAAHVTSLEQAQAYLDYLLATEKKVAAATHNISAWRIRQQKPSNGKGESAEMIVQDCDDDGETAAGGRLLHLMQLMDVWDVVVVVTRWYGGVQLGPDRFRIINAVGRDALMKGGFVKESTPGGNEKGKKKGKK; this is translated from the coding sequence ATGTCGGCCCAACTCGAGTCCCTCGGCAACAATGAACTGGCCGAAGAAATAGAAGCGATCAATGCCATTTACGAGCCCGATACTGTTACGATCAACAGCACTGCGGCTTCGTCGTCTACGGTCAGCTCTACGCTCGATTTGGGCAATTCTGGCTCAACGGGTCCGCTGGCCGCGACAGTGAAGCTACAGATCCCTGAACATTCGCATCTATCGTTTATACTTGGGTTCGATGCCTCATACCCTGACACACCGCCTAAGGTCCTCGGGACCGCATCTACGGCGTCGCGCGGGGAGGGTAAAATCGCTGTCGACGTTTTGGAGGATATACTAGGGAGAACGTACCAGCCTGGGGCTGTTTGCTTGTTCGACGTGATTAATGAGGCGGTGGAGGCTTTCCGGGAGTTGAATATCGGGGgaagcagcaacaacgaGAATAAcaaagagcaagaggaagagagggacACCCCGGACCTGAAGGCTGAGGATATTGCCAGCTTGTCGTTGAAAGAGTCTTTTGGACTGGACAATCCACCTGACTGGATCTTGTCGGATGTGGTGACGGAGAAAAAGTCCGTCTTTGTTGGGCGCGCAGCGCATGTTACTAGTCTCGAGCAGGCTCAGGCTTATTTGGATTATCTTCTGGCGACAGAGAAGAAGGTGGCAGCTGCAACGCATAATATCAGCGCTTGGCGCATTAGGCAACAAAAACcatcaaatggaaagggCGAGTCCGCGGAGATGATTGTACAGGATTGCGACGATGATGGGGAGACAGCCGCCGGGGGCCGATTGCTTCATCTCATGCAGCTGATGGACGTATGGGATGTGGTCGTGGTGGTCACACGATGGTACGGCGGAGTCCAACTTGGCCCCGATCGGTTTCGCATTATCAATGCTGTCGGCCGCGATGCGCTGATGAAGGGTGGGTTCGTCAAGGAGTCGACACCTGGAGGTAAcgagaagggaaagaagaaaggaaagaaatga
- a CDS encoding putative aromatic amino acid aminotransferase (aromatic amino acid aminotransferase and related proteins), with protein MAPPLDLSHHYASTTKRRQGSGIKDLYKYFFIPGIANLAGGLPNPSYFPYDTLEATVATPQRFQPSNNGTTKKSGDDAKSSMRLIVPKESHATDVQNRIDIATALQYVTADGLPPMASFVRQFARHHLHPNVPYAGGPETILTTGATDGFSKSIEVFTNVWNPDRDWTSQREGILCEEFVYMNAVTTVKPRGLNVVPVAIDVQGMLARGKGGLADVLENWDFRKGRRPHLMYTITIGQNPTGGTLSVERRKEIYALCHRYDIIIIEDDPYWNLQYPSAAALEAQHRGTPMDTASVKRNYNAHGKSSGYEFLDSLVPSYLSLDTDGRVVRLDTFSKTIAPGCRLGWITAQPAVIERLTRVTETATQAPSGFVQALVAKLILGQQTDHKSTNSNKSDRSWQMDGWVRWLEGLRGGYERRMQDMCSTLEEGRFIIASEAGLESSEESWEVVDKVQMYDFAWPTGGMFVWIKLRLDTHPLHGRYDPARLSKALWVHLMQKPHLCLLGPGDLFAPSQETLNRSWQYYRLCFAAMPEADVKDITVRLVDGFRAFWKKTDLDGLEGDGADISQVVQSMGMERVGNFLGSGC; from the exons ATGGCGCCTCCTCTTGACTTATCCCATCATTATgcatccaccaccaaacgACGTCAGGGAAGCGGCATCAAAGACCTATATAAGTACTTCTTCATCCCAGGCATTGCGAACCTGGCTGGTG GCTTACCAAACCCCTCATACTTCCCATACGATACCCTCGAGGCTACCGTCGCGACACCCCAGCGTTTCCAACCTTCCAACAATGGCACAACCAAGAAGTCTGGAGATGACGCTAAGTCATCCATGCGGTTGATCGTTCCTAAGGAGAGTCACGCGACCGATGTACAGAATAGAATCGATATCGCCACAGCCCTGCAGTATGTCACAGCTGATGGCCTCCCCCCTATGGCCTCATTTGTTCGCCAATTCGCCCgtcaccatcttcatcccaaCGTTCCATATGCCGGAGGTCCCGAAACCATCCTCACCACTGGAGCGACCGATGGCTTCTCAAAATCAATCGAAGTATTCACGAATGTCTGGAACCCAGACAGAGACTGGACCAGTCAGCGCGAGGGCATTCTTTGTGAGGAATTTGTATATATGAATGCTGTTACAACCGTCAAGCCAAGAGGCCTCAACGTCGTGCCGGTCGCCATCGATGTACAGGGAATGTTGGCACGCGGTAAAGGAGGGTTGGCCGATGTTCTTGAAAACTGGGACTTCCGAAAAGGACGTCGTCCGCATTTAATGTACACCATCAC GATTGGCCAGAACCCCACGGGCGGTACCCTATCCGTCGAgcgtagaaaagaaatctacGCACTCTGTCATCGAtacgatatcatcataaTCGAGGACGATCCTTACTGGAACTTGCAATACCCATCGGCGGCCGCGTTAGAAGCCCAGCATCGGGGCACGCCCATGGATACAGCTTCAGTAAAGCGCAATTACAATGCGCATGGAAAGTCCTCCGGGTATGAATTCCTGGACTCGTTGGTTCCATCGTATTTGTCCTTGGACACGGATGGACGCGTTGTGCGTCTCGACACTTTCTCCAAGACCATTGCCCCTGGTTGTCGCTTGGGCTGGATAACTGCACAACCGGCCGTGATTGAGAGGTTGACTCGGGTCACCGAAACCGCAACGCAGGCACCTTCGGGCTTTGTTCAAGCCCTGGTAGCCAAACTGATTCTGGGTCAACAGACAGATCACAAGTCTACCAATTCGAACAAGAGCGATCGTAGCTGGCAAATGGATGGCTGGGTCCGTTGGCTGGAGGGTTTGCGCGGTGGATATGAACGACGCATGCAAGACATGTGCAGCACTCTAGAGGAGGGTAGATTTATTATCGCCTCGGAAGCCGGCCTCGAGTCCAGCGAGGAAAGCTGGGAAGTCGTAGATAAAGTACAGATGTATGACTTTGCTTGGCCCACCGGCGGTATGTTCGTCTGGATTAAGCTCCGTCTCGACACCCATCCCTTGCATGGAAGATACGACCCAGCCAGGCTTTCCAAGGCATTATGGGTACATTTGATGCAGAAACCCCACCTCTGTCTCCTAGGTCCCGGAGACTTGTTTGCTCCCTCGCAGGAGACCTTGAATCGTTCTTGGCAGTATTACCGACTTTGCTTTGCCGCTATGCCTGAAGCTGATGTGAAGGATATCACGGTGAGATTGGTGGATGGGTTCCGGGCGTTCTGGAAGAAGACCGACTTAGATGGTCTCGAGGGAGACGGTGCAGATATTTCGCAGGTGGTTCAGAGTATGGGCATGGAGCGCGTAGGAAATTTCTTGGGAAGTGGATGTTAG
- a CDS encoding LCCL domain-containing protein (predicted protein) — MFGEGPEDGSRVYIPPLLDSERSDDPDDSDILPQNEEHGASYIPVWLRESSKSFKWGWVPLPIRKVARATANWVKGPDPPHDLLLKPLFPHIQELPVRYLERFFPKRKQKIALLGLFYLAWFLPWTIILLHSRSAGYIEGFGRPETLTCRATLWEYGNECGLNGNDCRPFTAATIPFRCPANCRDAKLAAPHMVGNQTYSYKGLVVGGPQPGSDDTPVYRADSFICQAAIHAGVITNTIGGCGVLKLEGATHSFPASKQNGISSVGFPSTFPKSFSFVSLGSSQETCPNDPRWPLLGITIGALATLWLLCRSPPVLFFSTFFMVFCQVGLVSDPPTLPQFADLVSSLLANLLPASFVAFVLFRYCARPLLRPLSDATYQITKTFLYLPPVFIGALNNYTFARLIPLERLTPHDIQRQPGAKVALAMVIPTVICIILSQAWQIRQGGLMPHYLKIYCTMGLILLILLPLPGLRLRIHHYILAILLMPGTAIPTRPSLVYQGLLLGLFMNGIARWGFASIIETPAALGELPGGAHGWWGSTFPNVTDTTVNITLPGPGSNELYHGNGNITFTLWEKERMADLGVDGVSVLVNDVERWRGYLDEDTLGEFTWHRHGHNGLELLHRPTIESDQADIDSTDMADEDDNRPEDLFFRFAFLKGAEAGKYGGAGVWLEDGGWISPPPPKR, encoded by the exons ATGTTTGGTGAAGGTCCCGAGGATGGTTCTCGGGTTTACATCCCTCCGTTGCTGGACTCGGAGCGTTCCGACGATCCCGACGACTCCGACATCCTTCCTCAAAATGAAGAGCACGGCGCCTCTTACATCCCCGTCTGGCTACGGGAGTCTTCCAAGTCCTTCAAATGGGGATGGGTGCCGCTACCTATCCGGAAAGTCGCTCGCGCTACGGCGAACTGGGTGAAAGGCCCGGATCCTCCGCATGATCTCCTGTTGAAACCACTGTTCCCCCACATCCAGGAACTCCCGGTCCGGTACCTGGAACGTTTCTTCCCAAAacggaagcagaagatcgCCTTGCTGGGTCTCTTCTATCTCGCCTGGTTTTTACCATGGACTATAATCTTACTCCATTCACGTTCCGCCGGTTATATCGAGGGCTTCGGCCGCCCGGAAACCCTCACTTGTAGAGCGACACTATG GGAGTATGGAAATGAATGCGGCCTCAATGGAAACGACTGCCGTCCCTTTACGGCGGCGACAATCCCCTTTCGCTGTCCCGCGAACTGCCGGGATGCCAAGTTGGCGGCACCCCATATGGTAGGCAATCAAACTTACAGCTATAAAGGTCTAGTGGTTGGCGGACCCCAACCCGGATCGGATGATACCCCAGTCTACCGGGCAGACAGCTTTATTTGCCAAGCCGCTATTCATGCAGGTGTTATCACAAATACCATTGGAGGATGTGGCGTTTTGAAGCTAGAGGGCGCGACCCATTCCTTCCCTGCATCGAAGCAGAATGGAATCAGCTCGGTTGGCTTTCCATCAACGTTCCCCAAGTCATTTAGCTTTGTTTCCTTAGGCTCGTCGCAGGAAACCTGCCCCAACGACCCGCGCTGGCCGCTCTTGGGTATTACCATTGGTGCGCTAGCCACCCTGTGGCTTCTATGCCGCTCACCCCCAGTACTTTTCTTTAGTACCTTTTTCATGGTCTTCTGCCAAGTGGGACTGGTGTCCGATCCACCGACGCTCCCTCAGTTTGCCGATCTCGTTTCCAGCTTGCTTGCGAACCTCTTACCGGCTTCGTTCGTGGCCTTCGTTCTGTTTAGGTACTGCGCGCGGCCACTTCTTCGGCCACTCTCTGATGCCACCTATCAGATAACAAAGACGTTCCTATACCTGCCTCCCGTGTTCATTGGTGCATTGAACAACTACACCTTTGCACGACTGATTCCGCTCGAACGCCTTACACCTCACGATATCCAGCGGCAGCCTGGAGCGAAGGTAGCGCTGGCTATGGTTATCCCGACGGTTATTTGCATTATTCTCAGTCAGGCCTGGCAGATCCGCCAAGGCGGGTTGATGCCGCATTATCTCAAGATCTACTGCACGATGGGTCTTATTCTTTTGATCTTGCTTCCGTTGCCTGGCCTCCGTCTCCGGATTCACCATTACATCCTTGCAATTCTTCTCATGCCTGGCACTGCAATTCCTACGCGGCCTTCGCTGGTTTACCAAGGACTgcttcttggccttttcatGAACGGCATTGCTCGGTGGGGTTTCGCATCGATCATTGAGACACCCGCCGCACTGGGCGAGCTACCTGGTGGCGCTCACGGATGGTGGGGGAGTACCTTCCCCAACGTTACCGATACAACTGTGAACATCACCCTCCCTGGCCCGGGTTCTAACGAACTATACCATGGGAATGGCAACATTACATTCACGCTATGGGAGAAGGAACGCATGGCCGATCTGGGTGTGGACGGTGTTTCGGTCCTAGTCAACGATGTGGAGCGCTGGCGTGGATACCTTGATGAGGATACGCTCGGAGAATTCACCTGGCATCGCCACGGACATAATGGCCTGGAGCTCCTGCACCGTCCGACGATCGAGAGCGACCAGGCCGATATCGATTCGACGGACATGGCGGATGAGGACGACAATAGACCTGAAGATCTGTTTTTCCGTTTTGCGTTCTTGAAGGGAGCTGAAGCAGGCAAGTACGGTGGTGCCGGTGTGTGGCTGGAGGACGGGGGGTGGATTTCACCCCCGCCGCCGAAAAGGTAG
- a CDS encoding uncharacterized protein (predicted protein) has translation MFSPKYDTHFIDFQIPEERNQEMTCTLGRYVGAQAAQTRNTPGATRINNAGGALRGRGNGGWGGFPSMKFFGWLFPWSHSIACSAVRSILHDSLWRTAGLSFSSSLDLCGSRNMVRCIEEYCAKLDELERAWEGDKC, from the exons ATGTTTAGCCCGAAATATGATACTCATTTCATTGATTTTCAGATTcccgaagaaagaaatcaggAAATGACATGTACTCTTGGTAGATATGTGGGAG CCCAAGCAGCCCAAACCCGGAATACGCCAGGTGCCACTAGAATAAACAACGCTGGCGGAGCTTTACGTGGGCGAGGGAATGGGGGGTGGGGAGGATTTCCATCGATGAAATTCTTCGGTTGGCTGT TTCCTTGGTCCCACTCAATTGCTTGCTCTGCTGTCAGATCCATACTGCATGATTCATTGTGGAGGACAGCGG gtttatctttttccagCTCACTAGATCTTTGTGGATC ACGAAACATGGTTCGATGCATAGAAGAGTACTGTGCGAAGTTGGACGAGCTTGAACGTGCGTGGGAAGGGGATAAGTGCTAG